A portion of the Thermodesulfobacteriota bacterium genome contains these proteins:
- a CDS encoding tetratricopeptide repeat protein — MRFRRLHALLLVAVLAGCQMAPVRIEFREIKSLKGLEEYMGLAAESRDFSLEVLKMLLDDYFAEASEVFKERLNDYEKFRGLYEDGKLDEEPAFPTMDHEKVIKGLRAIVERYPHKRGMGVVLYTLGYALQEDGRLEEAGEVFEEVAASREANPYGEEVSFRLGEIYLDTGRTGESIDAYMRITSHPGSLFYEKALYKLGWAYYRRDDFTEAIVFFAGIADKYEKLDPGGSADLSLRDEALDSIVMCLGHMKKPGEIEGEILKLRHKGYAPRLAVSTGKLLTAQTRYKEAISVYSLFQDIFPEDPTLPLVFMEMAGAYERLNKAAEALAAKEALVESYNPTTALYRINYPDGDPEVDSIVAGALLDVAGVYHERAGKTGSPRSLEAAVDAYNRYLSYYPDIKSSREVRLKLAEAFFDAKEYARASEMYEALMLLYKDTAAGEDAAFAAVLSHELLISGGDPEQAEETTGALTRITAAFKAEFPESKRTEELVHKAADLYMQMGRYDEARAVLSPLLRGSSARAALKKTGDIYTLEKDLPSAIGAYTSAMKISPDEELRNDLSQLHYMVAVEHIQREEPDKAVENYLKVFNLLKDSGIAEKALISVGRIYLDRGDVKEFRTVMDLLKKNYPDSEGTLALLVAAGKGFEEKGEAVTSAAMFEEAARAVGTGGGARTEWEGDEAERLVFKAASVLKEAGEHTELERLLQEQLRGAHISPGRRPEAMYMLAEVRLASGKTGEGRQALTALIKEAGTAGATPYAARARAMVADMKLEEFLALSITQPFKQSLRKKETLLKEILGDYKVVLKSKNAELLPGAFYKMGLAFMNFRDSLLGSERPPGLSDEELEEYAFLLEERAYPLEEEAVRAFEGSLKASVRHGVKWEVTRDSLKRLAELRPALYRRELDVKNPLPIFHGPEPARLR, encoded by the coding sequence ATGAGATTCAGGAGACTCCACGCGCTGCTCCTCGTGGCCGTTCTCGCCGGATGCCAGATGGCGCCGGTCAGGATCGAGTTCCGGGAGATAAAAAGCCTCAAGGGGCTGGAGGAATATATGGGGTTGGCCGCCGAGAGCAGGGACTTCTCTCTCGAAGTGCTCAAGATGCTCCTGGACGACTACTTCGCCGAGGCCTCCGAGGTGTTCAAGGAGAGGTTGAACGACTACGAGAAGTTCCGGGGCCTTTACGAAGACGGCAAGCTCGACGAAGAGCCGGCGTTCCCCACGATGGACCACGAAAAGGTTATAAAAGGACTCCGCGCGATAGTGGAGCGCTATCCACACAAGCGGGGAATGGGGGTCGTCCTTTACACCCTCGGCTACGCCCTGCAGGAAGACGGACGGCTGGAAGAGGCCGGCGAGGTGTTCGAAGAGGTCGCGGCGAGCCGGGAGGCGAACCCCTACGGGGAAGAGGTCTCTTTCAGGCTCGGGGAGATATACCTCGATACAGGGCGGACCGGGGAGTCCATCGACGCGTATATGAGGATAACCTCCCACCCCGGCTCGCTCTTCTATGAAAAGGCCCTCTACAAGCTCGGCTGGGCCTACTACAGGCGCGACGACTTCACGGAGGCCATCGTCTTCTTTGCCGGCATAGCCGACAAGTACGAGAAGCTGGACCCGGGGGGTTCCGCCGACCTGAGCCTCCGGGACGAGGCCCTCGATAGTATCGTCATGTGCCTCGGACACATGAAAAAACCGGGGGAGATAGAGGGCGAGATACTGAAACTCCGGCACAAGGGCTACGCCCCCCGGCTCGCCGTCTCCACCGGCAAACTCCTGACCGCGCAGACAAGGTACAAGGAGGCCATATCCGTCTATTCGCTTTTTCAGGACATCTTCCCCGAAGACCCGACGCTTCCGTTGGTCTTTATGGAGATGGCCGGGGCATACGAGAGGCTGAATAAGGCGGCCGAGGCGCTCGCCGCAAAGGAGGCTCTCGTCGAGAGCTACAACCCAACGACCGCGCTATACAGGATAAACTACCCCGACGGCGACCCGGAGGTCGACTCCATAGTGGCCGGGGCGCTGCTTGATGTGGCGGGGGTCTATCACGAGAGAGCGGGTAAGACCGGCAGCCCCAGGTCGCTCGAGGCGGCGGTGGACGCCTACAACCGCTACCTCTCCTACTACCCGGATATTAAGAGCTCCAGGGAGGTGCGCCTGAAACTCGCCGAGGCGTTCTTCGACGCGAAGGAGTACGCCCGGGCCTCGGAGATGTACGAAGCGCTTATGCTCCTCTACAAGGACACCGCCGCGGGCGAGGACGCCGCCTTCGCGGCGGTACTCTCCCACGAGCTCCTTATATCCGGAGGAGACCCAGAACAGGCCGAAGAGACCACCGGCGCCTTAACGAGGATAACCGCCGCCTTCAAGGCCGAATTCCCCGAGAGCAAGAGGACCGAGGAGTTAGTCCACAAGGCGGCCGACCTCTATATGCAGATGGGCCGCTACGACGAGGCCCGGGCGGTCCTCTCTCCGCTGCTCCGCGGCAGTTCCGCCCGGGCCGCGCTTAAAAAGACGGGCGATATCTACACGCTGGAAAAGGACCTGCCGTCGGCCATCGGGGCCTATACCTCGGCCATGAAAATCTCCCCGGACGAAGAGCTGAGGAACGACCTCTCGCAGCTCCACTACATGGTCGCGGTGGAGCACATACAGCGCGAGGAGCCCGACAAGGCCGTCGAGAACTACTTGAAGGTCTTCAATCTACTGAAGGACTCGGGCATAGCGGAAAAGGCCCTTATAAGCGTAGGCCGGATATACCTCGACAGGGGGGACGTAAAGGAATTCCGGACGGTTATGGACCTCCTCAAGAAGAACTATCCGGACTCGGAAGGTACGCTCGCGCTCCTTGTGGCGGCCGGGAAAGGTTTCGAGGAGAAGGGGGAGGCCGTTACCTCGGCCGCGATGTTCGAAGAGGCGGCAAGGGCCGTGGGGACGGGGGGGGGAGCGAGAACGGAATGGGAAGGAGACGAGGCGGAGAGGCTCGTCTTCAAGGCGGCAAGCGTGCTCAAGGAGGCAGGAGAACATACGGAGCTTGAGAGGCTCCTTCAGGAACAGCTCCGCGGCGCGCACATAAGCCCCGGCCGGAGGCCGGAGGCCATGTACATGCTCGCGGAGGTCCGGCTCGCGTCCGGGAAGACCGGGGAGGGGCGGCAGGCACTCACAGCACTTATAAAGGAGGCGGGTACCGCCGGGGCCACGCCCTACGCGGCAAGGGCGCGGGCCATGGTTGCCGACATGAAGCTCGAAGAATTCCTGGCGCTTTCTATAACCCAGCCCTTCAAGCAAAGCCTCAGGAAGAAGGAGACCCTCCTTAAAGAAATACTGGGGGACTATAAGGTAGTGCTCAAGAGCAAGAACGCGGAGCTCCTGCCCGGCGCCTTCTACAAGATGGGTCTCGCGTTCATGAACTTCCGGGACTCGCTCCTCGGCTCGGAAAGGCCGCCGGGGC